Proteins encoded in a region of the Schaalia hyovaginalis genome:
- a CDS encoding tape measure protein — protein sequence MAGNFELGTAWLQVSVSGKGIAKDINHELGGVDTSAAENKITAGLGGAFKSAAKLGAVALGGLTAIGVGGFLTDVTKQAFAASDATDKFKATLNFAGIDGAQIDALTASAKKYADQTVYDLGDIQNVTAQLAANNVKDFDKLSQAAGNLNAVAGGSSETFKSVGMVLTQTAGQGKLTTENWNQLADAIPGASGKLQEALLKNGAFVGDFRDAMSKGEITAEEFNQAILDLGMTDAANEAATSTATMEGAWGNFEATMVSGVKEIVDGAKPMLTDALASMSDAASSAFTWIQEDLFPGLKGVWDILANGDFSGPIFGLEEDSVFVDFLFNVHELGQQAWDILTGHLIPAVQDFFSSLQQNQGLRDFVSALGEFLAKKGTILAVVGAFTLWKAAMAGIAFAQFVSGLYGAAKGLAVHTGALVADKTQTLILKGMYGVDMVKNLALSTLAWGKNTAAIVLSKGAQLAATGATKAAAAGQWLLNAAMNANPIGLVVAGLAALAAGLVYAWNHSETFRAVVTAAWEGIKAGAMVVVDWFTTYVLPTLQGVWEGLKFGFEVFSDLVQLGWDLIKYAAGLVVDWFTAHVLPVLQGVWEGIQAGAQFMGDLITAAWNGIKAGADIVVSWFQTWVQPVITAVWDAIKAGAQLLWDGITVVWNGIKAVISSVVDWITGTVRSSIDGFTGGVKAAFETMRDAIGAVWDAIKAITAVPINFVIDTVYNNGIRATANALAEKIGSDVRLPWAQRISGYASGGVLPGYTPGRDIYHFVSPDGGGMLALSGGEAIMRPEWVRAVGGPSAVAAMNAAASSGRALPGGDRGQAFASGGIWNAVEGGITGALGWLQSSARALSSIITDPLGAVANLVRKPIDAIMGMLPGRGMFADAGRHLPYSWIDSIASWFQESTKDMSASSLVEQARLAIGTPYVWGGVNVPGGVDCSGLVVWALRELGVDAPRHTASTFQAASSPVPHGAVLPGDLYFWGGAPGAGGAHHVAIASGNGMMVEAPTFGMSVRETGVYGGAHAGRFLYDNGGLLQPGITMVENRTGKPEPVFTNDQWAAIRDRGNPMPSVLVVKDADGALIGRMTVEAENVINRATGAASRSRVRELMGI from the coding sequence ATGGCGGGGAATTTCGAGCTCGGGACCGCGTGGCTGCAAGTCTCGGTCTCCGGTAAGGGAATCGCGAAGGACATCAACCATGAGCTCGGCGGCGTCGACACGTCGGCGGCGGAGAACAAGATCACCGCAGGGCTGGGCGGGGCATTCAAGTCCGCGGCCAAGCTCGGCGCCGTCGCCCTGGGCGGCCTGACCGCGATCGGCGTCGGCGGCTTCCTCACTGACGTCACGAAGCAGGCCTTCGCGGCGTCGGATGCGACGGACAAATTCAAGGCGACCCTGAACTTCGCCGGTATCGATGGTGCCCAGATCGACGCGCTGACGGCCTCGGCGAAGAAGTACGCGGACCAGACGGTCTACGACCTCGGCGACATCCAGAACGTAACCGCCCAGCTCGCGGCGAACAACGTCAAGGACTTCGACAAGCTCTCACAGGCCGCGGGCAACCTGAACGCCGTCGCGGGCGGGTCCTCGGAGACCTTCAAGTCCGTGGGGATGGTCCTGACCCAGACTGCGGGCCAGGGCAAGCTGACGACGGAGAACTGGAATCAGCTCGCCGACGCGATCCCGGGCGCCTCGGGCAAGCTCCAGGAGGCCCTCCTCAAGAACGGCGCCTTCGTCGGCGACTTCCGCGACGCCATGTCCAAGGGCGAGATCACCGCCGAAGAGTTCAACCAGGCGATCCTCGACCTGGGCATGACCGACGCAGCGAACGAGGCGGCGACCTCGACGGCGACGATGGAGGGCGCCTGGGGCAACTTCGAGGCCACCATGGTCTCGGGGGTCAAGGAGATCGTCGACGGCGCTAAGCCCATGCTCACCGACGCCCTGGCCTCCATGTCCGACGCCGCCTCCAGCGCGTTCACGTGGATTCAGGAGGACCTCTTCCCCGGCTTGAAGGGCGTGTGGGACATCCTCGCGAACGGGGACTTCTCGGGGCCGATCTTCGGCCTCGAAGAGGACAGCGTCTTCGTGGACTTCCTCTTCAATGTCCACGAGCTCGGCCAGCAGGCCTGGGACATCCTCACCGGCCACCTGATCCCCGCGGTCCAGGACTTCTTCTCCTCTCTCCAGCAGAATCAGGGGCTGCGCGACTTCGTCTCAGCCCTCGGCGAGTTCCTCGCCAAGAAGGGGACGATCCTCGCCGTCGTCGGCGCCTTCACCTTGTGGAAGGCGGCGATGGCGGGAATCGCCTTCGCCCAGTTCGTCTCGGGCCTGTACGGAGCCGCGAAGGGCCTGGCCGTGCACACGGGCGCGCTCGTCGCCGACAAGACCCAGACGCTGATCCTCAAGGGCATGTACGGCGTCGACATGGTGAAGAACCTCGCCCTGTCGACGCTGGCATGGGGGAAGAACACGGCGGCGATCGTCCTGTCGAAGGGCGCCCAGCTGGCCGCAACTGGGGCGACGAAGGCCGCGGCCGCGGGCCAGTGGCTCCTCAACGCCGCGATGAATGCGAACCCGATCGGTCTGGTCGTCGCGGGCCTGGCGGCGCTCGCGGCCGGTCTGGTGTATGCGTGGAATCATTCGGAGACCTTCCGGGCTGTCGTGACGGCCGCCTGGGAGGGCATCAAGGCCGGCGCGATGGTCGTCGTCGATTGGTTCACCACCTATGTCCTGCCGACCTTGCAGGGCGTGTGGGAGGGTCTGAAGTTCGGGTTCGAGGTCTTCTCTGACCTCGTGCAACTGGGCTGGGACCTCATCAAGTACGCCGCGGGCCTCGTCGTGGACTGGTTCACCGCGCACGTCCTGCCGGTCCTGCAAGGCGTCTGGGAGGGGATCCAGGCTGGCGCCCAATTCATGGGCGACCTCATCACCGCAGCCTGGAACGGGATCAAGGCCGGCGCGGACATCGTCGTCAGCTGGTTCCAGACCTGGGTCCAGCCCGTCATCACCGCAGTCTGGGACGCCATCAAGGCCGGCGCCCAACTCCTGTGGGATGGGATCACGGTCGTCTGGAACGGGATCAAGGCCGTAATCTCGTCCGTCGTCGACTGGATCACCGGCACCGTGCGAAGCAGCATCGACGGCTTCACCGGCGGCGTGAAGGCCGCCTTCGAGACGATGCGCGACGCCATCGGCGCCGTCTGGGACGCCATCAAGGCCATCACCGCCGTTCCGATCAATTTCGTTATCGACACCGTCTACAACAACGGGATCCGGGCGACGGCGAACGCGCTCGCGGAGAAGATCGGCTCGGACGTGCGCCTGCCCTGGGCGCAACGGATCTCCGGCTACGCCTCCGGTGGTGTCCTGCCCGGCTACACGCCCGGCCGTGATATCTACCATTTCGTCTCGCCTGACGGCGGCGGCATGCTCGCCCTGTCGGGCGGCGAGGCGATCATGCGCCCGGAGTGGGTGCGCGCCGTCGGAGGCCCCAGCGCGGTCGCGGCTATGAACGCCGCGGCATCGAGCGGACGGGCTCTCCCGGGCGGGGACCGGGGCCAAGCGTTCGCCTCCGGCGGCATCTGGAACGCCGTGGAGGGCGGGATCACGGGGGCGCTCGGCTGGCTCCAGTCCTCGGCGCGCGCACTGTCGTCGATCATCACCGACCCTCTCGGCGCGGTCGCCAACCTCGTCCGCAAGCCGATCGACGCGATCATGGGTATGCTCCCCGGCCGGGGAATGTTCGCCGACGCGGGCAGGCACCTGCCCTACTCGTGGATCGATTCCATCGCCTCGTGGTTCCAGGAGTCCACGAAGGACATGAGCGCGTCGAGTCTGGTCGAGCAGGCCAGGCTCGCGATCGGCACGCCCTACGTGTGGGGCGGCGTCAACGTCCCCGGCGGCGTGGACTGCTCCGGCCTCGTCGTCTGGGCGCTCAGGGAGCTCGGCGTCGACGCCCCCCGCCACACAGCCTCCACCTTCCAGGCCGCCTCCAGCCCGGTCCCCCACGGGGCCGTCCTGCCCGGCGACCTGTACTTCTGGGGCGGCGCCCCCGGCGCCGGCGGCGCACACCACGTCGCCATCGCCTCAGGAAACGGGATGATGGTCGAAGCCCCGACCTTCGGGATGAGCGTCCGCGAGACCGGCGTCTACGGCGGAGCCCACGCCGGACGCTTCCTCTACGACAACGGAGGCCTCCTCCAGCCCGGCATCACCATGGTCGAGAACCGGACCGGCAAGCCAGAGCCAGTCTTCACCAACGACCAATGGGCCGCGATCCGAGACCGAGGAAACCCCATGCCGAGCGTCCTCGTCGTCAAAGACGCCGATGGCGCCCTCATCGGCCGCATGACCGTCGAAGCTGAAAACGTCATCAACCGGGCAACGGGAGCAGCCTCGCGCTCGCGGGTTCGTGAGCTGATGGGAATCTAA
- a CDS encoding Gp19/Gp15/Gp42 family protein, producing the protein MADMESFSLATAADYSERYGDPDDALAALLEGQLARASRIVRDELAADGYDIEEMIASGHIRADTAADIVCDMVHYAASSAASALGFAPPLGASQASVTTGPFSQSASFAAPVGSMSLTKVHRRRLGLPAQRAFEVDLLAGRGRR; encoded by the coding sequence ATGGCAGACATGGAATCGTTCTCGCTGGCCACGGCCGCCGACTACTCCGAGCGCTACGGCGATCCCGACGATGCCCTCGCCGCTCTCCTGGAGGGGCAGCTGGCGAGGGCATCGCGGATCGTCCGCGACGAGCTCGCCGCCGACGGCTATGACATCGAGGAGATGATCGCCTCTGGGCATATCCGCGCCGACACCGCGGCGGACATCGTGTGCGACATGGTCCACTACGCGGCCTCTTCGGCGGCGTCGGCTCTGGGCTTCGCTCCCCCGTTGGGGGCATCCCAAGCGTCGGTGACGACCGGTCCATTCAGCCAGTCGGCATCGTTCGCGGCGCCCGTCGGGTCGATGAGCCTGACGAAGGTCCACCGGCGTCGTCTCGGATTGCCCGCCCAGCGGGCCTTCGAGGTCGATCTCCTCGCAGGAAGGGGCCGCCGATGA
- a CDS encoding phage major capsid protein, translated as MAIFSTTNAKVLMPREIADGMIVKARTTSTVAALSGREPMRFGDTDYIVFNDFPKAEFVEEGAQKGHTTGAFTSVTAKPHKAQVTMRFNQEVMWADEDYQLGVLKALADSGQIALSRALDLGLYHRINPLTGEQTSWENYLGATTKTVVHSSADADDDFRAAVGLLVAAGESVNGAAFDPKFSWALSSLKVKDGSGATSQQRYPQLGFGTNVTDFMGLPVSQGNTVSGVPEAADTNVRAIVGDFQNGIRWGVQRELPLELIQFGDPDGQGDLKRQNQIALRLEIVYGWYVFTERFALVKEA; from the coding sequence ATGGCGATCTTCTCTACCACCAATGCGAAGGTCCTCATGCCGCGCGAGATCGCGGACGGCATGATCGTCAAGGCGCGCACCACGTCCACAGTCGCCGCCCTGTCGGGCCGTGAGCCGATGCGGTTCGGGGACACCGACTACATCGTGTTCAACGACTTCCCGAAGGCTGAGTTCGTCGAGGAGGGGGCGCAGAAGGGGCACACGACCGGAGCGTTCACCTCTGTGACGGCCAAGCCGCACAAGGCGCAGGTGACGATGCGCTTCAACCAGGAGGTCATGTGGGCCGACGAGGACTACCAGCTCGGTGTCCTCAAAGCTCTCGCCGATTCGGGACAGATCGCCCTTTCGAGGGCGCTCGATCTGGGCCTGTACCACCGGATCAACCCCCTGACGGGCGAGCAGACCTCGTGGGAGAACTACCTGGGTGCGACCACGAAGACGGTCGTTCATTCCTCGGCGGACGCTGACGATGACTTCCGCGCTGCGGTTGGTCTGCTCGTCGCGGCCGGTGAATCCGTCAACGGCGCGGCCTTCGACCCGAAGTTCTCGTGGGCGCTGTCCTCCCTCAAGGTCAAGGACGGCTCAGGGGCGACCTCGCAGCAGCGGTACCCGCAGCTCGGATTCGGTACGAACGTCACCGACTTCATGGGGCTGCCCGTCTCCCAGGGAAACACGGTCTCGGGCGTCCCGGAGGCCGCGGACACGAATGTGCGAGCGATCGTCGGTGACTTCCAGAACGGCATCCGCTGGGGCGTCCAGCGCGAGCTCCCGCTCGAGCTCATCCAGTTCGGCGACCCGGACGGGCAGGGAGACCTCAAGCGCCAGAACCAAATCGCGTTGCGCCTCGAGATCGTCTACGGCTGGTACGTCTTCACCGAGCGTTTCGCCCTCGTCAAGGAGGCGTGA
- a CDS encoding ADP-ribosyltransferase, with protein MPDRRDLDRLNTAQDKAVELAIADLKKIMARLSGATPEQTRDALLQAMPALVSKWGDVAATAAAAWYDQLRAEHPELPPYKAHHATGIDADAVRTTTRRLAGGLWDSDRDQVTAALAGNVGMWLKNRGRETVAKAVDEDPAHPGWARVPRGGTTCAWCTMLASRGFAYKEKATAAASSHRACDCQIVPNFGKDAAKIDGYDPEALYKQYSKARANVVARNGDGHTPTDREITDELRRMSAAQRDSRNREYIEDENAREFFDALDDLDRTAPRRALAARDAYTGSAYGTMNRLLRDNVGSEYDRENVRNLRSLFTTNPSRLDRNRILFRGLSLQDVPEVDSIFNDEGFVSTSLSAKVAEDFVANSEGRHQVIMRIRARTGTVFVPGLDSERELILTPGTRFRVRSRTERPDGIIEMEVEAL; from the coding sequence ATGCCTGATCGCCGCGACCTCGACCGCCTCAACACCGCCCAGGACAAGGCCGTCGAGCTCGCCATCGCCGACCTCAAGAAGATCATGGCCCGCCTCTCCGGAGCCACGCCCGAGCAGACCCGAGACGCGCTCCTCCAGGCCATGCCCGCCCTCGTCTCCAAGTGGGGCGACGTCGCCGCCACCGCAGCAGCCGCCTGGTACGACCAGCTAAGGGCCGAACACCCTGAGCTGCCGCCCTACAAGGCGCATCACGCAACGGGAATCGACGCCGACGCTGTGCGCACCACCACCCGCCGCCTCGCCGGCGGCCTGTGGGACAGCGATCGTGACCAGGTCACCGCGGCGCTCGCGGGCAATGTCGGTATGTGGCTCAAGAACCGGGGTCGGGAGACGGTCGCGAAGGCCGTCGATGAGGATCCGGCTCACCCGGGGTGGGCGAGGGTCCCGCGCGGTGGGACGACCTGCGCGTGGTGCACAATGCTCGCCTCCCGCGGATTCGCATACAAGGAGAAGGCGACGGCCGCGGCGAGTAGCCACCGGGCGTGTGACTGCCAAATCGTTCCGAACTTCGGGAAGGACGCGGCCAAGATCGACGGCTACGACCCCGAGGCGCTCTACAAGCAATACTCGAAGGCTCGCGCGAACGTGGTTGCCCGCAACGGCGACGGGCACACGCCAACCGACCGCGAGATCACAGATGAGCTGCGCAGGATGAGCGCGGCGCAGAGGGATTCTCGGAACCGCGAGTACATCGAGGACGAGAACGCTCGAGAGTTCTTCGACGCTCTCGACGATTTAGACCGCACTGCGCCGCGTCGTGCTCTTGCAGCGAGAGACGCTTACACGGGATCGGCATACGGAACGATGAACCGTCTCCTCCGGGACAACGTCGGCAGCGAGTACGACCGTGAGAACGTCAGGAACCTCCGATCGCTATTCACCACGAACCCATCGCGCCTGGACCGCAACCGGATCCTCTTCCGGGGCCTCAGCCTCCAGGACGTGCCCGAAGTCGACAGCATCTTCAACGACGAGGGCTTCGTCAGCACCTCCCTGTCCGCCAAGGTCGCCGAGGACTTCGTCGCCAACTCCGAGGGCCGCCACCAGGTGATCATGCGCATCCGGGCGAGGACCGGTACCGTATTCGTACCGGGACTGGACTCGGAGCGAGAGCTCATCCTGACTCCCGGAACCAGGTTCCGAGTCAGGTCACGCACCGAGCGCCCCGACGGAATCATCGAGATGGAGGTCGAGGCACTGTGA